From the Thermoplasmata archaeon genome, one window contains:
- a CDS encoding glycosyltransferase family 4 protein has product MKLAQLSTRYPPGLGGVERHVAEISAELGARGHTLRVLTSDLYREYPWERLPASVPRQERTAFGTVERLPVWSLPGGLHYPFFRGLMRALEADPVDVVHAHTYGTHQVAVAHRYHRRTGTPYILTAHFHPITSIEGGWFRHRLRGFYDRRLAAPIVADAARLIVQSQEEERLLRGLSISLPPVRIVPPGYTPFPAPADGAQFRARYGISGPYVLFVGRLASNKGLGALLEAFVPLARREPTASLVLIGPDGGMQAVLQARVRQLGIAGQVRLLGWVSDEALLAAAFREARFFVLPSEYEAFGLVLLEAMGQGTAVIATRVGGIPEFVEDGRAGLLVPPGDPGRLREAIERLWADPAGTEALGTYGRDRIVPQYRWGLVADRLEAIYTEARNA; this is encoded by the coding sequence GTGAAGCTCGCGCAACTGTCCACACGCTATCCCCCGGGCCTGGGCGGCGTTGAGCGGCACGTCGCCGAGATCAGCGCGGAACTCGGCGCACGCGGGCACACCCTGCGCGTCCTAACGAGCGATCTGTACCGAGAGTATCCGTGGGAGCGACTTCCGGCGAGCGTACCCCGACAGGAGCGGACCGCGTTCGGGACGGTCGAGAGGCTTCCCGTATGGTCGCTCCCGGGCGGACTCCACTATCCTTTCTTCCGAGGACTGATGCGGGCCCTCGAAGCCGACCCGGTCGACGTCGTGCACGCCCACACCTACGGCACCCATCAGGTCGCGGTCGCCCATCGATACCACCGGCGGACCGGGACCCCGTATATCCTGACCGCTCACTTCCACCCGATCACTTCGATCGAGGGTGGCTGGTTTCGACACCGCCTGCGCGGGTTCTACGATCGGCGACTCGCCGCGCCGATCGTCGCGGACGCGGCGCGCCTGATCGTCCAGAGCCAAGAAGAGGAGCGGCTCCTCCGCGGGCTCTCGATTTCGCTGCCTCCCGTACGGATCGTACCTCCAGGGTACACCCCGTTCCCCGCACCGGCCGACGGTGCGCAGTTCCGGGCCCGCTACGGGATCTCGGGCCCGTACGTGCTCTTCGTGGGGCGCCTCGCATCGAACAAAGGACTGGGCGCGCTGCTCGAGGCGTTCGTCCCGCTCGCCCGCCGCGAGCCGACCGCGTCGCTCGTGCTGATCGGACCGGACGGGGGCATGCAGGCGGTCCTGCAGGCTCGCGTCCGTCAGCTCGGCATCGCAGGCCAGGTGCGCCTGCTCGGATGGGTCTCCGACGAGGCACTGCTCGCTGCCGCGTTCCGCGAGGCTCGGTTCTTCGTCCTCCCCAGCGAGTACGAGGCGTTCGGCCTCGTGCTCCTCGAAGCGATGGGGCAGGGAACGGCGGTCATCGCGACCCGCGTCGGCGGGATCCCGGAGTTCGTGGAGGACGGGCGTGCGGGCCTCCTCGTTCCGCCGGGGGACCCGGGGCGATTGCGCGAGGCGATCGAACGGCTATGGGCGGATCCCGCCGGCACGGAGGCACTGGGAACCTACGGGCGCGATCGCATCGTTCCTCAGTACCGCTGGGGGCTCGTCGCCGACCGGCTCGAGGCGATCTATACGGAGGCGCGCAACGCGTGA